GCGCCAGGTCCTGCTCACTCTCGCTGGCCACCCGCAGCCGGCTCAACGGGGTGCGCAGTTCATGGGACAAGTCACGCAGCAACTGTTGCTGCAGCGCCACGGTGCTCTGCAGACGCTCGGACATGTGATCGAATGCCCGCCCCAATTCGCCCAGCTCATCCTGACGGCTGATGGTCTGGCTCGACAGACGCACCCCCAACTGATCGGCACGCCAAGCATTGGCCTGTTCACGCAGGCTGTTGAGCGGAACCACCAGCAAGCGGTACAGCCCGACACACAATAGCAGCGTGATAAATCCGGGAATCACGCCATTGGTGATCACCCGCCAGAACAACTGATTGCGCCCCGGCATGAAACGCTGGGGCAGTTCCATCACCAGGCTGCCGGCTGCAGGATCACCGGGAAACGGCAGGCGCAGTCCGGGCAGACGCTTGTTATGAATGGGCCAATCGAGGTTGCGCAGAAAAGTCAGGCGCTCGACCTGCTGCTCGCTCAAAGGCTGGGTGCCGAGGGATTGCAGGTCCGCGCCGACGACGTCGGCCCAACCTTTTTCACGCTTGCGCAGGCCCTGCAAAAAGCCATCGACGCCTTCGTGGCGACCACTCAACCAGGCCTGCTCGGCCTCGGCAGCATAGCGTGACAGAGTGGCGCGCGCCTCTGGCGAGAGAAACTGGTCCTGCTTCTCCATGTAGCGGCCCCAGGACCAACTCAGCCAGATCATCAGCAGGCAGAAGGCAACGAGGAGCAGCGCCAGCTTCCAGAACAGCGAGTGGCGGCCCGGGACGTCAGACCACTTCATCGGCGGCGCTCAATACATAGCCTTTGCCCCATACCGTGCGCACTTCGCGCTCGCTGTAGCCGATGGCCTTGAGCTTGCGGCGAATCTGGCTGATGTGCATGTCCAGACTACGGTCGTGGGGCGCGTAGCCGCGCTGCAGGACGTGTTGGTAGAGGAACGCCTTGCTGAGGACTTCTTCACCGTTGCGATTGAGCGTATCGAGCAGGCGATACTCGCTGCGGGTCAACCCGGCCCAGCCCTGACCGTAATAAACGTCAGACAGTTCGTCATCGAAACGCAGGCTATGGGTGTCGCTGCTGACGGCCGGGGCGACGTGCCGCCGGTCGAGGGCTACCCGACGCAGTATGGCTTCAATGCGTACCCGCAGTTCGGCCATGCTGAAGGGCTTGGGCAGGTAATCGTCGGCGCCCAGGCGAAAACCGCTGATGCGGTCGGCCTCGGCGCCCAGCGCCGACATCAGTAATACCGGCGTCGAGTCGCAGGAGCGCAGGTCGGTCAATACAGCCAGACCGTCCATGCCCGGCAGCAGAATATCCATCAGCACCACATCGAAGGCCTGGGCACGAGCCATTTCCAGACCTTCCCGGCCGTTCTGGCACCAGGTCACCTGAAAACCGCAACGGCCCAAGTGCTCATGCACATAAGCACCGAGTACGAGGTCATCTTCAATGGTCAGAATGCGGGGAAGGCCAGCAGATACGGGAGTCATTAGCTTCTGCAAGTAATTCTCAATCACTGATTATTCAAGATTGTCTGTCCTTGAGCAACCCGTGACTTGGGCCATGGCCTGGCGACACGATGGAAGGCAGACTCGCCCCCGGGTAATTAGCCAGGATTGCCCGCAAGCAAATCGCTACACTGGCCAGGTGTTGCGCGCCGGATGTGCGCATCCGCATCGATGAACCGCGTGTTGACGGGAGAGCGGCGTGCTGAAGAAACTCGGGATCAAGGGTCGTGTCCTGCTGCTGACCTTGCTGCCGACCAGCCTGATGGCGCTGGTCCTGGGTGGGTATTTCACCTGGATGCAGCAGACTGATCTGCAGGCCCAGTTGATGACACGCGGCGAAATGATCGCTGAACAGCTGGCACCCTTGGTGGCGCCGCCTCTGGCGCACAGCAACGCCGACCTGCTCGAACGCATCGCCAAACAATCGCTGGAGCAACCGGACGTGCGAGCGGTGTCGTTCCTGGCCCCGGACCGCAGCCTCTTGGCGCATGCCGGACCACTGATGCTCAACCAGGCGCCGATCGGCGACAGCACGCACCTGCTGCGCCGAACCGGCAACGACGCGACGCGCTACCTGCTGCCAGTCTTCGGCAAACATCGCAACCTGGCGGGCGAGGTGATTCCGGGGGAAGACGACCGCCTGCTCGGTTGGGTCGAGCTGGAACTGTCCCACAGCGGCATGCTGCTGACTGGCTATCGCAGTCTGTTCGCCAGCCTGATGCTGATTGGTGGTGGCTTGATCTGCACCGCCCTCCTCGCCCTGCGCATGGGCCGCACCATCAACAACCCGCTGACCAGCATCAAGCAGGCCGTGGCCCAGCTCAAGGACGGCCACCTGGAAACCCGCCTGCCGCCACTGGGCAGCCAGGAACTGGACGAACTGGCC
This region of Pseudomonas fluorescens genomic DNA includes:
- a CDS encoding sensor histidine kinase; the protein is MKWSDVPGRHSLFWKLALLLVAFCLLMIWLSWSWGRYMEKQDQFLSPEARATLSRYAAEAEQAWLSGRHEGVDGFLQGLRKREKGWADVVGADLQSLGTQPLSEQQVERLTFLRNLDWPIHNKRLPGLRLPFPGDPAAGSLVMELPQRFMPGRNQLFWRVITNGVIPGFITLLLCVGLYRLLVVPLNSLREQANAWRADQLGVRLSSQTISRQDELGELGRAFDHMSERLQSTVALQQQLLRDLSHELRTPLSRLRVASESEQDLAQLRERIGREVDGMQRLVEDTLQLAWLDTERSPLPDEAIQVQALWEMLSENACYESAWPSTQLQCSVDAECWVRGNLNTLAQALENILRNAIRHSPAGGRVSLGGGRDGDYWHLWLEDQGGGVAEADLERIFLPFTRLDGSRPGNGGFGLGLSIARNAVQRQGGFIWAQNTGSGLRLNIRLLAHAGAA
- a CDS encoding response regulator transcription factor; this encodes MTPVSAGLPRILTIEDDLVLGAYVHEHLGRCGFQVTWCQNGREGLEMARAQAFDVVLMDILLPGMDGLAVLTDLRSCDSTPVLLMSALGAEADRISGFRLGADDYLPKPFSMAELRVRIEAILRRVALDRRHVAPAVSSDTHSLRFDDELSDVYYGQGWAGLTRSEYRLLDTLNRNGEEVLSKAFLYQHVLQRGYAPHDRSLDMHISQIRRKLKAIGYSEREVRTVWGKGYVLSAADEVV